The Chryseobacterium sp. LJ668 genome segment ACCATTTTTTTATCTAAATCGGCCAGAACATAATTGAGCTTAAAATCATTTTCAGAAATTTCAAAATCGATCATTTTGTTGCCAAAATCAGAAGTCATCACGACTCTGTGTGTTGTTTCGGTGATCTTTTTAATGATCAAAATTCCGCTCACGTGATTTTTATAAATATCCATCTGACATTTATACACATAATCTTCCTTTGATGAAAAGAAGAGATTTTCAACTATTTTTTTCGAGTTTGAAACTGATTGTACATCTGCAAGCTTATATGTTTTACAGGAAGTAAACAATAAGAAAATCAGGCTATAAAGAAAACTCAGAAGCAGGGATCGGCGCATTGGTCTTGGTGTTTTTAAAAACAATATTTGTTGTATCTCCCGATGCTTCAGTCATATTGACTTGTGAAACTGTTGTCTGATTTTTAGGAAAATGAAGTTCAATCTGTTTGATGTATTTTAGCAGTTGAGCTGATTTCGGAGTAAATTTTGCAATATTCGAATTTCCATTTTTAAAATAAGCGACAGAAAATTCAGGGTCACTAAACATTTTTCCGTTGGAGCTCCCGACAATTAATTTATTAATTTTTTCAAAGGTTTTACTTTTAGCGTCAACAGATGATTTTTTACCCTGATCATTGATGAAAATTTTATTCTCTTTAAAAATAATACTGTACTGATAAGGTTTTGTGTATTTCCAGCTCAGTGTGTTTGGAGATTTTAAAGACATTCTGCCTTGTGTAACAATGTTTTTATCCAGAAAATCCATTTTTTTGGTCTGAATGAAATCACTCTGTAAGGTTTTGATTTCTTTTGTTTCAGCGGAAATTTTTGTAACGAATGCCCTAGATTCTGCGCTCGTCATTGCTGAGTTTTGAGCAAAAACAAAATTTGAAATCAATAAAAGCAAAAAGGCAATATTTTTAATCATTATTTTTTGATTTAATCATTGGAATTGTAAAAGTCGAATAGTTTTCACGTTCCAAAAATAACAATAATTCGACCAAAATAGTGTACGTTTTTTCCGAAGTGTCGTGAAGAAGAATGACGCTGCCTTTTTTCAACTTTTTTGTTATTTTTTTCATGATTTTTTTCTCGTCATTCACTACGGTATCAAAAGAACGGACATTCCAACCGATGCTTTTTTTGTGACTTTTCCTGATTGCCTTTGCAATATTAGGATTGGTCACTCCGAAAGGTGGTCGGTACAAATTGGTTTTAATATCTCCAACATTTAAAATAGCATCATCACATTTCCTAATTTCCTTAATCATTTTCTGCGTTGATAAAAATCCGGTGTTGTTTGAGTGCGAATAAGTATGATTCCCAATCAAATGACCTTCGCTAATCATTCTTTGAAATGTCTCAGGATGTTTTTCAATCTGTTTTCCGATACAGAAAAAAGTGGCTTTGATATTTTTTTCTTTTAATAGATCTAAAAACTTCGGTGTAAATTCAGTGGGCCCGTCATCAAAAGTGAGAGCGATTTCTTTAATTCTTGTTCGTTTGTGGGTGAAACTGTTGACAAAATATCCTAATTGAATATCAAACGAACCCCAAACGACAACCGCAGAAAAGAGTATGAAACAGAAAGTGTAAACCCAAATTGTTCCTTGAAATGCATAAATAAATAGATTCAAGAAAAGATAGAATAGGATAAATGGATAATGTTTCATCTTTACTGTTTTTGGATTTTCATTTAAATATGAAGTTACTTTAGATGCCTTGTTTGTCATTCTGAATGAAACCAAGTGGAGTGAAGAATCTGAGATGAAAATGTATAGATTCTTCCTTCATCAGAATGACAAAGATAATGTCTTTACTATGTAGAATTAAGCTCTCTCCAATAAAACCAAACTGTGGTCAATTCCTCCCAAATGATTGTACAATAGAAGATTTTTAATGCCTTCCTTGTTCATATCATTAATTTTCATCACTTCGGGAATCTCCTGATTTTTCAAAATATGACAAGCCATGAAAGTTGAAAATCCGCTAGCTGTATTAAATTCCCCGCTCAAATGTTTGTAATACAGTAGTGAAGAATTTGGAAATAATTCCCATGTATTTTGATAATAAACATCCGATTCAGAATCTCCGCTGAAACCTAAAATCACAGCATCAATCTCTTCGCTTCTCAAATTGTTTTTAACTAAAAAATCTTCAATGAATTGTTGAGTTTCATTTAATTCTAATGAGTTTATGATTTGAATATCTTTTAATCGAGCATAAGAACTTTCGGTTTTATCTTTTCCTAAAACAAAAAAGCTAGAACCTTCGCCCCAAATCACACCTTCCGTTGTTGAATTTAAATAATCCGCTGGAAGATTTTCTTCTTTTTTTATGGAATTATTCAGTTTGTACAATTCCATCGTTCGCTCGGTTTGCTCGTCTGTTGAACCCACCAAAATAGTTGAAGCTTCACCATCTAAAATCTGAAGCTTCGCATCCAGCATTGAAAATTCTAGTGAAGATGAACTGTTGACGTACGTGAAATTATAGCCGTGACATTGTAAACCTAAAGCGATTTGTCCCGAAACGGTATTGTGAGTCGATTGGATAAAAAACGTTGGCGTCAAAAATTCTTCATTATTTTCCAATACATTTTTCAGGAACTTTTCGGAATCCTGAGAACAGCCCATACCGGTTCCGACGATGATAGCGTCGGGTTTTTCAATTCCGGCTTCCTGCAAAGCCTTTGTGGAAGCTACGGAGCTCATTTTTACCGTTTTAGACATTCTTCTGCTCATCGCTGCCGGAATGAATTCTTTGTAATTCGGCTCGATGGCCTTTAAAATCTGAACTGATTTTTCAGGTTTTAAAGTATCGAAGAAATTTTCGTTTAAAGTGTCCTGAACAGAGATACAGGCTGCACTGTTGATGTAAACTGCACCCATTATTTAGAAAAAATTAAAGTTGAACAGTTTCCGCCAAATCCAAATGAGTTGGAAAGTACGTGGTTGATATTTTTTTCTTTCAGTTCGGTAACCGGCGTCAAATCAAATTCTTCCATTTTAGTTTTGAAATTTAAATTCGGAAAAATCACATTATTCTGCATCGCCAAAATCGAATAAACCGCTTCAATTCCCGCTGCTGCAGCCAAAGTATGACCGGTAAATGCTTTCGTAGAACTGAATTCCGGAACCTGATTTTCGCCGAAAATTCTGATCATCGCGATACCTTCAGACAAATCATTATTTGGCGTTGCCGTACCATGAACGTTGATGTAATCAATATTTTCTTTATTTAAACCTGAAACTTTCAACGCTTTTTCCATTGCTAAATAAGCACCTTGTCCGTTTTCCGAAGAAGCGGTTTGGTGATGCGCATCGTTGGCATTTCCGTATCCAGAAAGATAAGCAAGGACTTTTTTATTTTCTTTTTTCACCAATTCATCAGATTCCAAAACGAGGAAAGCAGCTGCTTCGCCCAGATTGAGGCCTTTTCTGTCATTGTCAAAGGGCGTGTTATAGGAATCCGTTAAAATCATCAGTGTATTGAATCCGTTCAGCGTAAATTTTGAAAGAGAATCTGTTCCGCCGACAATCACGCGGTCAAGAACGCCATTTTTGATGAGTTTTGCACCCATCATAATCGCATTGGCTGCAGACGAACAAGCCGTGCTGATGGTTGAAACCATCCCTTTCAGACCTAATAATTCTGCAATCGCCAAAGATGAATTTCCGGCATCATGCGAGTCGATGTATTTTTGCTTTTCGGGGAAATCTTCGTAGGTGTAGAAATATTTTTCGGTAATATCCATTCCCGCCACACTTGTCGAGGAAATAAAACCGGTTTTATATTCATTGATATCCGAAATTCCGGCACTTTCTACAGCTTCTTTTGCGGCAATCATTCCTAATAAAGTGGTCCTTGTGACGTTGTTGTCTTCAGGAAGCTGAAGTTTCTGCACCAATTCTTCATTAGATAATTTTATCTCGCCTGTTTTGATGCTTCCCGCATGGCGAGTTTCAAACAGTTGAATGTCTGAAATGCCGTGTGTACCGGTTGTCAACGAAATAAAATTTTCCTCGACATTGTTACCAATGGAGGAAATAATGCCCATTCCTGTAATGGCAATTTTTTGACTCATTTTTTATAAATGTAACAAGAAAGCAATTCAACAATGTTCCAATAATTGCTAGACTGTTACATTGTTAGATTGGTAAATTAATTTATTTTGTTCTGTTTTCCTGGATATATTTTGCCATCGTTTCAATCGATTCAAAAATATCTTTCCCTTTTTTAGGATCGGCTAATTTGATTCCGTAGTCTTTATCCATTAGTACGATCAGTTCAAGGGCATCAATAGAATCTAATCCCAAACCACTGCCAAATAACGGGTCTGTGTCTTTGATTTCTTCTACTGCAACGTCCTCAAGATTAAGAACTTCTATGATTTTGTTTTTTAATTCTAACTTTAAATCTTCCATTTTTTATTTAATGTATTAATATTTACCCCTAACAAAACTTCTTATTACCTAGACATTGGAGGTGGAGGTAACTGTTTTTCCGGTAAATAATTATCAATTTTATTTTGTTTAATAATATCTTTTTCTAATCTGCTAAAATCAATATTAAATTTTGAAATCTTAGCTGAATCTTGCTGTGAATATATTTTACTTTCTAGCATTTTGAAAATTCCTTGAAACTCTTGATTCATTAGAGGAAGAATAAAGCACATCTCGATTTTCTTTTTATTTTTTTGAAATGAGATATAATTTCTACTTCCTGCATAAAAATGATTAGGCTCTAATTCTTTCTTTGAAATATATTCTCTAATATCGTCC includes the following:
- a CDS encoding LolA family protein, giving the protein MIKNIAFLLLLISNFVFAQNSAMTSAESRAFVTKISAETKEIKTLQSDFIQTKKMDFLDKNIVTQGRMSLKSPNTLSWKYTKPYQYSIIFKENKIFINDQGKKSSVDAKSKTFEKINKLIVGSSNGKMFSDPEFSVAYFKNGNSNIAKFTPKSAQLLKYIKQIELHFPKNQTTVSQVNMTEASGDTTNIVFKNTKTNAPIPASEFSL
- a CDS encoding polysaccharide deacetylase family protein, whose product is MKHYPFILFYLFLNLFIYAFQGTIWVYTFCFILFSAVVVWGSFDIQLGYFVNSFTHKRTRIKEIALTFDDGPTEFTPKFLDLLKEKNIKATFFCIGKQIEKHPETFQRMISEGHLIGNHTYSHSNNTGFLSTQKMIKEIRKCDDAILNVGDIKTNLYRPPFGVTNPNIAKAIRKSHKKSIGWNVRSFDTVVNDEKKIMKKITKKLKKGSVILLHDTSEKTYTILVELLLFLERENYSTFTIPMIKSKNND
- a CDS encoding beta-ketoacyl synthase N-terminal-like domain-containing protein — its product is MGAVYINSAACISVQDTLNENFFDTLKPEKSVQILKAIEPNYKEFIPAAMSRRMSKTVKMSSVASTKALQEAGIEKPDAIIVGTGMGCSQDSEKFLKNVLENNEEFLTPTFFIQSTHNTVSGQIALGLQCHGYNFTYVNSSSSLEFSMLDAKLQILDGEASTILVGSTDEQTERTMELYKLNNSIKKEENLPADYLNSTTEGVIWGEGSSFFVLGKDKTESSYARLKDIQIINSLELNETQQFIEDFLVKNNLRSEEIDAVILGFSGDSESDVYYQNTWELFPNSSLLYYKHLSGEFNTASGFSTFMACHILKNQEIPEVMKINDMNKEGIKNLLLYNHLGGIDHSLVLLERA
- a CDS encoding phosphopantetheine-binding protein, coding for MEDLKLELKNKIIEVLNLEDVAVEEIKDTDPLFGSGLGLDSIDALELIVLMDKDYGIKLADPKKGKDIFESIETMAKYIQENRTK
- a CDS encoding beta-ketoacyl-[acyl-carrier-protein] synthase family protein; translation: MSQKIAITGMGIISSIGNNVEENFISLTTGTHGISDIQLFETRHAGSIKTGEIKLSNEELVQKLQLPEDNNVTRTTLLGMIAAKEAVESAGISDINEYKTGFISSTSVAGMDITEKYFYTYEDFPEKQKYIDSHDAGNSSLAIAELLGLKGMVSTISTACSSAANAIMMGAKLIKNGVLDRVIVGGTDSLSKFTLNGFNTLMILTDSYNTPFDNDRKGLNLGEAAAFLVLESDELVKKENKKVLAYLSGYGNANDAHHQTASSENGQGAYLAMEKALKVSGLNKENIDYINVHGTATPNNDLSEGIAMIRIFGENQVPEFSSTKAFTGHTLAAAAGIEAVYSILAMQNNVIFPNLNFKTKMEEFDLTPVTELKEKNINHVLSNSFGFGGNCSTLIFSK